In one window of Fibrobacter sp. UBA4297 DNA:
- a CDS encoding LuxR C-terminal-related transcriptional regulator, which translates to MFEQNNKPELTSRQKEILNLLRKGLTNNEICKTLNISPNTVKAHLAHIYKILEVTNRTEAVSSKINETVNDTDLQKDLIILFLKQNDLTAYPKANGLYYSLMEALHQYRIFRLLDTVDPKNEPAFTIDVTAAKDKDESLFLSIRIGSTREILWTTSIKVNSDNISELAQKTAMSLYRNFKLATAKMIHTPQSPVPYWWFATAHCAIKFENRNKETFNYCKDMLWPLASGEIYSEQAIYTLSLGYYFAILNNWGNTEAYTKQLAEFARKTMSNAPYSIYSQMIMALYNIVVGDKAEAIAYFNQVIKTNPQTITARLLLIQIYMLTGQNDKALELTDESERLIPENALQASFKHGKALILLLQGKYEECINLSKQILLYTSKTPVLRLFIIFCSNKLDRTDESKAQIKELYKENPNFDKTYLDQILKGVCPQLRTLFMDNLQNLFEKK; encoded by the coding sequence ATGTTTGAGCAAAATAATAAGCCTGAGTTAACCTCTCGCCAAAAAGAGATATTAAATCTTTTGCGCAAGGGGTTAACAAATAATGAGATATGCAAGACTTTGAACATATCCCCGAATACGGTCAAAGCGCATCTTGCCCACATCTATAAGATTCTTGAAGTCACAAATAGGACCGAAGCCGTTTCGTCAAAAATCAACGAGACCGTCAACGATACAGACCTTCAGAAAGACCTCATTATCCTTTTCTTGAAGCAGAACGATCTTACGGCCTATCCGAAAGCAAACGGGCTCTACTATTCACTGATGGAAGCTCTCCATCAATACCGCATTTTCCGACTTCTGGACACAGTCGACCCCAAAAATGAGCCGGCATTCACAATTGACGTAACCGCCGCCAAAGACAAGGACGAGTCCCTGTTCTTGTCAATCAGGATCGGTTCGACACGCGAAATACTTTGGACAACCTCAATCAAGGTAAATTCAGACAACATTTCTGAACTCGCCCAAAAGACAGCCATGTCCCTTTACCGGAACTTCAAGCTTGCGACGGCCAAAATGATCCACACGCCTCAAAGCCCAGTTCCCTACTGGTGGTTCGCCACAGCCCATTGCGCCATCAAGTTCGAAAACCGCAACAAGGAAACATTCAACTACTGCAAAGACATGCTTTGGCCCCTCGCCTCCGGCGAAATTTACAGCGAACAAGCAATTTACACACTTTCCCTGGGCTACTACTTTGCGATTCTTAACAACTGGGGCAACACAGAAGCCTACACAAAGCAACTAGCAGAATTTGCACGCAAAACAATGTCCAATGCGCCCTATTCCATATATTCACAAATGATCATGGCGCTCTACAACATCGTGGTTGGCGACAAAGCCGAGGCTATCGCCTATTTCAACCAAGTTATCAAGACAAACCCACAAACAATTACGGCACGCCTGCTTTTAATCCAGATTTACATGCTGACAGGCCAAAACGACAAAGCCCTTGAGCTCACCGACGAAAGCGAACGACTCATTCCAGAAAACGCCTTGCAAGCCTCCTTCAAGCATGGCAAGGCTCTCATTTTGCTGTTGCAGGGCAAATACGAGGAATGCATCAATCTTTCAAAACAGATTCTGCTTTACACCTCCAAAACGCCCGTTTTACGACTGTTCATTATTTTCTGCAGCAACAAGCTCGACCGCACAGACGAAAGCAAAGCCCAAATCAAGGAACTCTATAAGGAGAACCCCAATTTTGACAAGACTTACCTGGATCAAATACTAAAAGGAGTATGTCCACAGCTGCGCACGCTCTTCATGGACAATCTGCAAAACCTGTTTGAAAAAAAATAA
- a CDS encoding ATP-dependent Clp protease ATP-binding subunit gives MADINGIFSAKAKAALQAARIAARNLGSDCVTVEHLLFGLVREDSGVASETLKALKVNLAELSETIQRALSTNGGLMTVGGDAHGGLLTFTGQCKAVLYNAAKIAKEEGVQFIGPEHLMLAILQQTDSPAAATLSTYNVTFENYQEMLMQIKRQADGQPMDDGQSDDEPRERYTQTRQAAPSRSKTPILEHFGRDLTAMARAGKLDPIIGREAEIERLIQILCRRKKNNPALIGEPGVGKTAIIEGLALKIVQRKIPDLLANKRVVTLDVAAMVAGTKYRGQFEERVKGLIMELQRVGNSVILFIDELHTIVGAGGSEGSLDASNIFKPALARGELQCIGATTFDEYRKYIEKDPALERRFQTIIVNPPTVEDSIQILDGLRPKYEQHHNVHYTPDAVRAAVELGERYISERFLPDKAIDVLDEAGARVRLNSIKIPQDLQNMEDELGECLQKKEEAVANQDYTSAAALRAREEELQNSIAERKKQLQNEESETPIVDENVIRDVISKMTGIPVRRLGGEEAQKLIHLGDEIKQRVIGQDQAVDAIVKSIRRSRAGIRNNKRPMGSFLFLGPTGVGKTELAKVLCKELFGSEDSLVRIDMSEYMEKHSVSRLIGAPPGYVGFEDGGGQLSEKVRKHPYSVVLLDEIEKAHPDIYNLLLQILDDGILTDSYGRKINFKNTIIIMTSNAGAREVRHSSGMGFTKMGETDDYERMETAIREEVKRVFSPEFLNRVDEQIVFRALSKKDLVSVVDIQMGFLQKNLSDRGILLEMSQEAKEFVVNHNYDASLGARPIRRSIQNLVEDEIAEGLLLGTMTDFSTIYVGVEDGKLSFKCEKIKS, from the coding sequence ATGGCAGATATTAACGGTATTTTTTCAGCTAAGGCAAAAGCAGCGCTGCAGGCGGCACGTATTGCGGCCCGCAATTTAGGGAGCGACTGCGTAACGGTTGAACACCTTTTGTTTGGTCTTGTTCGCGAGGATTCTGGTGTTGCCTCGGAAACGCTCAAGGCTTTAAAGGTCAACTTGGCAGAACTCAGCGAGACGATTCAGCGCGCGTTGAGCACGAACGGTGGCCTTATGACGGTCGGTGGCGATGCCCACGGCGGTCTTTTGACGTTTACGGGGCAGTGCAAGGCGGTGCTTTACAATGCAGCGAAGATTGCCAAGGAAGAAGGCGTCCAGTTCATTGGCCCGGAACATTTGATGCTTGCCATTTTGCAGCAGACCGATTCTCCGGCTGCGGCGACTCTTTCGACGTACAACGTGACGTTTGAAAACTATCAGGAAATGCTGATGCAAATCAAGCGTCAGGCCGATGGTCAGCCGATGGATGATGGTCAGTCTGACGATGAACCGCGTGAACGTTATACGCAAACGCGTCAGGCGGCTCCGTCGCGTTCCAAGACTCCGATTCTTGAACACTTCGGTCGTGATCTCACGGCGATGGCTCGCGCAGGCAAGCTTGACCCGATTATCGGTCGTGAAGCTGAAATTGAACGTTTAATCCAGATTCTTTGCCGTCGCAAAAAGAACAACCCGGCGCTCATTGGCGAACCGGGCGTAGGTAAGACTGCGATTATTGAAGGCCTGGCTCTCAAGATTGTACAGCGCAAGATTCCGGATTTGCTCGCGAACAAGCGCGTGGTGACGCTTGACGTTGCTGCCATGGTGGCTGGTACAAAGTATCGTGGCCAGTTCGAAGAACGTGTGAAGGGCCTCATTATGGAACTCCAGCGCGTGGGCAATTCCGTGATTCTCTTTATCGATGAACTCCACACGATTGTAGGAGCCGGCGGCTCTGAAGGCAGCCTCGATGCGTCGAACATCTTTAAGCCCGCTCTTGCACGTGGCGAACTCCAGTGCATTGGTGCTACGACTTTTGATGAATACCGCAAGTACATCGAAAAGGACCCGGCTCTTGAACGCCGCTTCCAGACGATTATTGTGAATCCGCCGACGGTCGAAGATTCCATCCAGATTCTCGATGGTCTGCGCCCGAAGTATGAACAACATCACAACGTCCATTACACGCCGGATGCCGTGCGTGCGGCCGTTGAACTTGGTGAACGCTACATCAGCGAACGTTTCTTGCCGGATAAGGCGATTGACGTGCTCGATGAAGCGGGCGCTCGCGTGCGCTTGAATTCCATCAAGATTCCGCAGGACTTGCAGAACATGGAAGACGAGCTTGGCGAATGCCTCCAGAAAAAGGAAGAGGCTGTCGCTAACCAGGATTACACTTCGGCTGCAGCGCTCCGCGCCCGTGAAGAAGAATTGCAGAACAGCATTGCCGAACGCAAAAAGCAGTTGCAGAACGAAGAATCCGAAACGCCGATTGTCGATGAAAACGTTATCCGTGACGTCATCAGCAAGATGACGGGAATCCCGGTCCGCAGACTCGGTGGCGAAGAAGCTCAGAAGCTCATCCACCTCGGCGATGAAATCAAACAGCGCGTGATTGGCCAAGACCAGGCTGTGGATGCGATTGTGAAGTCCATCCGCCGTAGCCGTGCAGGCATCCGCAACAACAAGCGCCCGATGGGTAGCTTCTTGTTCCTTGGCCCGACGGGTGTCGGTAAGACGGAACTCGCGAAGGTGCTTTGCAAGGAGCTTTTCGGTAGCGAAGATTCGCTTGTACGTATCGACATGAGCGAATACATGGAAAAGCATAGTGTGAGCCGCTTGATTGGCGCTCCTCCAGGATACGTTGGCTTTGAAGATGGCGGTGGCCAGCTGAGCGAAAAGGTGCGCAAGCATCCGTATTCTGTGGTGCTGCTCGACGAAATCGAAAAGGCTCATCCGGACATTTACAACTTGCTCCTCCAAATTTTGGACGATGGCATCTTGACCGATAGCTATGGCCGCAAGATCAACTTCAAGAATACGATTATCATCATGACGAGTAACGCCGGTGCCCGTGAAGTCCGCCATAGCAGTGGCATGGGCTTTACCAAGATGGGCGAGACGGACGATTACGAACGCATGGAAACCGCCATTCGCGAAGAAGTCAAGCGCGTGTTCTCTCCGGAATTTTTGAACCGCGTGGACGAACAGATTGTGTTCCGCGCTCTATCGAAGAAAGACCTCGTTTCTGTCGTGGACATCCAGATGGGATTCTTGCAGAAGAACCTTTCCGACCGCGGTATCCTCTTGGAAATGAGCCAGGAAGCAAAGGAATTTGTCGTAAACCACAATTACGATGCTTCGCTGGGGGCACGCCCGATTCGTCGCTCCATCCAGAATCTGGTGGAAGACGAAATCGCTGAAGGCCTTTTGCTCGGGACGATGACGGACTTCTCCACGATTTACGTGGGCGTCGAAGACGGCAAGCTCTCGTTCAAGTGCGAAAAAATCAAGTCGTAA
- a CDS encoding ABC transporter ATP-binding protein — MSILDERTLVNSLQTRDERGENSASRKEGNISRLSSLVSPLLQTVDLRRVFSETGESLEILKGVNFSMDAGELVALTGSSGSGKSTFLNLVGMLDTPTSGEILFKGKPLSKFNSEERDMYHRSHVGFVFQFHHLLSEFTAIENVCVPGRILGTPEKECRERAEMLLETVGLKERLKHLPRELSGGERQRIAIARALMNNPSLVFADEPSGNLDEANSAKLNELFGELNEKFHQAFLIVTHDEKLAQFAKRRVVMHNGVIQ, encoded by the coding sequence ATGAGTATTTTAGACGAAAGAACGCTCGTAAACTCGCTACAGACTAGAGACGAAAGAGGTGAAAATAGTGCTTCGCGCAAAGAAGGAAATATCTCTCGTCTCTCGTCTCTCGTCTCTCCTCTCCTCCAAACAGTCGACCTTCGCAGAGTTTTCTCCGAGACGGGTGAATCTCTTGAGATTCTCAAGGGCGTGAATTTTTCGATGGATGCTGGCGAGCTTGTGGCTCTCACGGGTTCGTCGGGTTCCGGTAAATCAACGTTTTTGAACTTGGTCGGGATGCTCGATACTCCGACTTCGGGCGAGATTTTGTTCAAGGGCAAGCCGCTTAGCAAGTTCAATAGCGAAGAGCGCGATATGTACCACCGTTCGCACGTGGGATTTGTGTTCCAGTTCCATCACCTGTTGAGCGAGTTTACGGCGATTGAAAATGTTTGCGTGCCGGGGCGTATTCTCGGGACTCCCGAAAAGGAATGTCGTGAACGCGCCGAAATGCTCTTGGAAACGGTGGGCCTCAAGGAACGCCTCAAGCATTTGCCGCGAGAACTTTCGGGCGGTGAACGCCAACGAATTGCAATTGCGCGTGCGCTCATGAACAACCCGTCTCTCGTGTTTGCAGATGAACCGAGCGGAAACCTGGACGAGGCGAATTCGGCGAAATTGAACGAACTCTTTGGCGAACTCAATGAAAAGTTCCATCAGGCGTTCTTGATTGTGACGCACGATGAAAAGCTTGCGCAGTTTGCAAAGCGCAGAGTTGTCATGCATAACGGAGTGATTCAATAG
- a CDS encoding fibrobacter succinogenes major paralogous domain-containing protein yields the protein MKKTLFLILSGLRPSRMTIAKLSPLSHAVAIGSMILLSACGDDSSSSKGTEPTDDSASSSTVSDIMADTFDDLPVCTAKREGVMAYVKDEKTAYVCEDGDWVIDSDVIPGSDPESSSSKGKAKSSSSAKGKSSSSVTPGSDSESSSSNGKTNSSSSVKAESSSSVIPSSDPKSSSSQKVAASSSALSSSNEVKVSSSSSAKSSSSVKVASSSSNKVTEPVEVSSSSRSVEMGSITDSRDGQTYKTVKIGSQTWMAENLNYKTANSYCYKNNDTNCTKYGRLYTWTAAIDSVKLYKDKSIECGVGKTCSLPDTVYGVCPLGWHLPTQAEWITLFTAVGGQSFAGNFLKSQTGWYNHGNGKDYFGFSALPAGRGDFNVEFDLIGEYAIFWSATQMNDEWAYIMGLSHDRYGADLGYNNKFTGLSVRCLKD from the coding sequence ATGAAAAAAACGTTGTTCTTGATTCTATCGGGGCTGCGCCCCTCCAGAATGACAATCGCAAAGTTGTCACCCTTGAGCCACGCAGTGGCGATAGGGTCCATGATTCTTCTCTCGGCATGCGGTGACGACAGCAGTAGTAGCAAGGGTACTGAGCCTACCGATGATTCGGCAAGCTCATCGACCGTGTCCGACATTATGGCCGATACTTTTGATGATTTGCCTGTCTGTACTGCCAAGCGCGAAGGTGTGATGGCTTACGTAAAAGACGAAAAGACTGCCTATGTGTGCGAAGACGGCGACTGGGTTATTGACTCCGACGTCATTCCGGGCTCTGACCCGGAATCCAGCAGTAGTAAAGGTAAAGCTAAATCCTCTTCCAGCGCCAAGGGCAAATCCTCCTCTTCCGTCACTCCGGGTTCCGACTCGGAATCTAGCAGCAGTAATGGCAAGACGAATTCCTCATCCAGCGTTAAGGCCGAATCCTCTTCTTCCGTCATTCCGAGCTCCGACCCGAAATCTAGTAGCAGCCAGAAAGTTGCAGCGTCATCCTCGGCCTTGTCATCCTCGAACGAAGTGAAGGTATCCAGTAGCAGTTCTGCAAAATCGAGTAGCAGTGTGAAGGTCGCTTCTTCTAGCAGCAATAAGGTCACTGAGCCTGTCGAAGTGTCATCGTCATCCAGAAGCGTAGAGATGGGTTCCATAACCGACTCTCGCGATGGGCAAACTTATAAGACTGTCAAAATTGGTTCTCAGACTTGGATGGCTGAAAACCTGAACTACAAAACGGCAAACAGCTACTGTTACAAAAATAATGACACCAACTGCACCAAATACGGTCGCCTTTACACTTGGACTGCAGCGATTGATTCTGTCAAGCTTTATAAGGATAAGTCCATTGAATGTGGTGTTGGTAAGACCTGTAGCTTGCCTGATACGGTGTATGGAGTTTGCCCGCTGGGCTGGCACTTGCCGACACAAGCAGAATGGATCACTCTGTTCACAGCCGTGGGCGGACAATCGTTCGCTGGTAATTTTCTTAAATCCCAGACTGGTTGGTATAATCATGGCAATGGCAAAGACTACTTTGGCTTTTCTGCACTCCCTGCTGGCCGCGGTGATTTCAATGTCGAGTTCGACCTGATTGGCGAATACGCCATTTTCTGGAGTGCCACGCAGATGAATGACGAGTGGGCCTACATCATGGGCTTGTCCCATGACCGCTATGGTGCGGATTTAGGATACAACAATAAGTTCACGGGGCTTTCCGTTCGTTGTCTAAAGGATTAA
- a CDS encoding FtsX-like permease family protein translates to MISKLELLIAWRYLGAQRKSLFVSLIGIFSMLGVSIGVFALVVALAAVNGFEEEVTAQMIGKDAHFELMAYNGNPIGPYDSLTQEVQKRVPDVVASSPFIVYKVGISSKKVNDGIVIYGIDPATAKGVTDIHKYIKWGEYSVDSLEDMSGKLRPGIILGTGLAARLRVVVGDKLVLQTFQSPDEAMSAGGPKMMMCVVSGIFETGTYEYDGNLAYVGISDLQKLLGMGNTVTGIQFRIKDHWKAGEAVDSMATWLSYPYYGMDWKSKNITLLKWMNYEKFIVAAVICLIILVAAFNIISSLIMVVIDKTKEIGILRSMGFSKAGVMRVFMLMGSFIGVGGTIVGGSIGLILCKLQEAYHFIKLPGDVYVIPYFPISVHAIDVILIFVIGIVLCVSATLLPAWKASRLDPVGAIRHE, encoded by the coding sequence ATGATTAGTAAGTTAGAACTCCTCATTGCTTGGCGTTACTTGGGGGCTCAACGCAAGAGTCTCTTTGTTTCGCTTATTGGTATTTTCAGTATGCTTGGCGTTTCCATTGGCGTGTTTGCGCTGGTGGTGGCGCTTGCGGCGGTCAATGGTTTCGAAGAAGAGGTCACGGCCCAGATGATTGGGAAGGACGCTCACTTTGAACTGATGGCGTACAATGGCAATCCGATTGGTCCGTACGATAGCCTCACGCAGGAAGTGCAAAAGCGCGTGCCTGACGTAGTCGCTTCGTCGCCGTTTATCGTTTACAAGGTGGGCATCAGCTCCAAGAAGGTAAACGATGGCATTGTCATTTACGGCATTGACCCGGCGACAGCCAAGGGCGTGACGGACATCCACAAGTACATCAAGTGGGGCGAGTATTCTGTTGATAGTCTTGAGGACATGAGCGGTAAGCTTCGTCCGGGAATTATTCTCGGGACTGGGCTTGCGGCGCGCTTGCGCGTTGTCGTTGGTGATAAACTCGTGTTGCAGACGTTCCAGAGCCCAGATGAGGCGATGTCTGCAGGTGGTCCGAAGATGATGATGTGCGTAGTGAGTGGCATCTTCGAAACAGGCACTTACGAATATGACGGCAACCTTGCGTATGTCGGCATTTCGGATTTGCAGAAGTTGCTCGGCATGGGGAACACTGTGACTGGCATCCAGTTCCGCATCAAGGATCACTGGAAAGCGGGCGAGGCGGTTGATAGCATGGCGACTTGGCTCTCTTATCCGTACTACGGAATGGATTGGAAGTCCAAGAACATCACGCTCCTCAAGTGGATGAACTACGAAAAGTTCATTGTCGCAGCGGTGATTTGTTTGATTATTTTGGTTGCTGCGTTCAACATCATCAGTTCGCTCATCATGGTCGTGATTGACAAGACAAAGGAAATTGGCATTTTGCGCAGCATGGGCTTTAGCAAGGCGGGGGTGATGCGCGTGTTTATGCTGATGGGAAGTTTCATTGGCGTTGGCGGAACGATTGTGGGGGGCTCGATTGGGCTTATCTTGTGCAAATTGCAAGAGGCTTACCACTTTATCAAGCTGCCGGGCGATGTGTACGTGATTCCGTATTTCCCGATTTCGGTGCATGCGATTGACGTAATTTTGATTTTTGTGATTGGTATTGTTTTGTGCGTGTCCGCGACGCTTTTGCCGGCATGGAAAGCTAGCCGATTGGATCCTGTAGGGGCGATTAGACATGAGTAG
- a CDS encoding four helix bundle protein translates to MAQSFKDLVVWQKAMDLSVVIYQMTKTFPKDEMFGLTSQMRRAAVSIASNIAEGEGRKSKKEFAHFLGIALGSKAELETQMLLCEKIGLVTKDDSVNALSLLDEVGKMLASLKQKQDGCVRRSLKS, encoded by the coding sequence GTGGCTCAAAGTTTCAAGGACTTAGTCGTTTGGCAAAAAGCGATGGATTTGTCTGTCGTAATTTATCAGATGACAAAAACATTTCCGAAAGATGAAATGTTTGGATTGACTTCACAAATGAGACGAGCTGCAGTGTCTATTGCAAGTAACATAGCCGAGGGGGAAGGACGCAAGTCTAAAAAAGAGTTTGCTCATTTTTTAGGAATCGCCTTAGGTTCAAAAGCCGAATTAGAAACACAAATGCTTTTGTGTGAAAAAATTGGGCTTGTAACAAAAGATGATTCTGTAAATGCGTTATCCCTTTTGGATGAAGTCGGAAAAATGCTTGCTAGTTTAAAACAGAAACAAGATGGATGTGTTCGACGATCTTTGAAGTCTTAA
- the lysS gene encoding lysine--tRNA ligase, translating into MAMQDMNDQVMARLAKLDKFKEMGVDAYPHKFNRTHDSKVLKDNKDALMASKEPVAFAGRVVRFNRKGKMCFMHLKDRYGRLQVVVARDEVGEENYEIVKMTDLGDFIGVNGTMFETQSGEYSVRAEKVTMLSKAVRPLPVAKEKVDENGNKVVFNEFADVDTRYRQRYIDMALNDDVKEVFIKRFKIMQAIREYLIEKGFIEVETPTLQPIYGGANARPFTTHHNAADMTLYLRVAPELYLKRCIIGGMEKVFEFCKNFRNEGMDRTHSPEFTGLEFYEAYADYNDMMVHFENIYERACIAANGTTKINYQGKEIDFKAPWPRYSMIEAIEKFGGIKVNDMSDDEIKAKMEELGGHLDGEFTRGRGILELFDLTVESKLIQPTIIKDMPTESTPLCKKHRTIAGLIEQFEPYANGWELGNAYTELNDPIRQRELLEDQVRRGRGGEGETHPMDENFMHAVESGLPPTGGVGFGIDRMVMLLTNQQTIRDVQLFPLMKPET; encoded by the coding sequence ATGGCAATGCAAGATATGAATGACCAGGTGATGGCTCGCTTGGCTAAGCTCGACAAGTTCAAGGAAATGGGTGTGGATGCTTATCCGCACAAGTTTAACAGGACCCATGATTCCAAGGTTTTGAAGGATAACAAGGATGCCTTGATGGCTTCTAAGGAACCGGTTGCATTTGCCGGCCGCGTGGTGCGTTTCAATCGCAAGGGCAAGATGTGCTTTATGCACCTCAAGGACCGCTATGGCCGCTTGCAGGTTGTGGTTGCCCGTGACGAAGTGGGTGAAGAAAACTACGAAATCGTGAAGATGACCGACCTCGGTGACTTCATCGGTGTGAACGGTACGATGTTCGAAACGCAGAGCGGTGAATACTCTGTGCGTGCCGAAAAGGTGACGATGCTTTCGAAGGCTGTGCGTCCGCTCCCGGTCGCCAAGGAAAAGGTCGACGAAAACGGCAACAAGGTTGTGTTCAACGAATTTGCCGACGTGGATACCCGCTACCGCCAGCGCTATATCGACATGGCTTTGAACGACGACGTGAAGGAAGTTTTCATCAAGCGTTTCAAGATCATGCAGGCAATCCGCGAATACCTTATCGAAAAGGGATTCATCGAAGTCGAAACGCCGACCTTGCAGCCGATTTACGGTGGCGCAAACGCCCGCCCGTTTACGACGCACCACAATGCCGCTGACATGACGCTCTACTTGCGCGTGGCTCCGGAACTTTACCTCAAGCGTTGCATCATTGGTGGTATGGAAAAGGTGTTTGAGTTCTGCAAGAACTTCCGCAACGAAGGTATGGACCGTACGCATAGCCCGGAATTCACTGGCCTCGAATTCTACGAAGCCTATGCTGACTACAACGACATGATGGTTCACTTCGAAAACATTTACGAACGCGCTTGCATTGCCGCTAACGGTACGACCAAGATCAATTACCAGGGCAAGGAAATCGACTTCAAGGCCCCGTGGCCGCGTTACAGCATGATTGAAGCCATTGAAAAGTTCGGTGGCATCAAGGTCAATGACATGAGCGATGACGAAATCAAGGCCAAGATGGAAGAACTCGGTGGTCACCTCGATGGTGAATTTACTCGTGGCCGTGGCATCTTGGAACTCTTCGACCTCACGGTGGAAAGCAAGCTCATCCAGCCGACGATTATCAAGGACATGCCGACGGAAAGCACGCCGCTCTGCAAGAAGCACCGTACCATCGCAGGCCTCATTGAACAGTTCGAACCGTATGCTAACGGCTGGGAACTCGGTAACGCTTATACCGAACTTAACGACCCGATTCGCCAGCGCGAACTTTTGGAAGACCAGGTCCGCCGTGGTCGTGGTGGCGAAGGTGAAACGCACCCGATGGACGAAAACTTCATGCATGCTGTGGAAAGCGGTCTCCCGCCGACGGGCGGCGTGGGCTTTGGCATCGACCGCATGGTCATGCTCCTCACGAACCAGCAGACCATCCGCGACGTGCAGCTCTTCCCGCTGATGAAGCCGGAAACGTAA
- a CDS encoding helix-turn-helix transcriptional regulator, with protein sequence MQAVVEAPPMQNTDEPVSFKVSGKNIPKPVIAFLDALFPDSVRIEDDDDVLKPVEDMDWYKKAKKNINPARTLKIMRVNAGLTQAQLAQKVGLAKQNYNSLERGARPISMLMSKKLADALGTSYLMFFRENKNRSQFNQ encoded by the coding sequence ATGCAGGCAGTCGTGGAAGCGCCCCCTATGCAGAACACTGATGAACCGGTGTCTTTCAAGGTTTCGGGAAAGAATATTCCGAAACCAGTCATTGCCTTTTTGGACGCGCTGTTCCCCGATTCCGTCCGTATCGAAGACGACGATGATGTTCTCAAGCCAGTGGAAGACATGGACTGGTACAAGAAGGCGAAAAAAAATATTAATCCCGCCAGGACGTTGAAAATAATGCGTGTAAATGCGGGACTTACGCAGGCGCAGTTGGCCCAAAAAGTTGGTCTTGCAAAACAGAATTACAATTCGCTTGAACGGGGTGCCAGACCCATTTCTATGCTCATGTCAAAGAAGTTAGCCGATGCGCTCGGGACATCTTATTTGATGTTTTTCCGCGAAAATAAAAATCGGTCACAATTTAATCAATAA